The Thalassotalea agarivorans region TTATGACGAAGGTAGCTATGTATCATTAGCTTGGTTCGATAAGAAAGTTAAGAATGGTATTTCAACCGTTGTTGAGACACGTAACACTCCAGAAATTTATGACCCAATGAATGGTCCTAAAGTTGATGAAGCGCGCGCTGCAACAGGTTCTAACGCCGATGATATCGTTCGTCAGTGGATCTTCGACAATTATGAAGATGGCTCGACGGTATTTATGGAAGATGGAAAAATTATCATCTTAGGTGTACCTAATGTTGATGACATCTTAGATATCAACGTTTCTATCCCAAGTAACTCTTCAGAAGAGCAAGGTTATGACGGTCTAGAGCTAACATTGCAACACTTATTTGGTGATTCAGGTTTTGGTGTAATTGCAAACTACACCATGGTTGACACAGATAACACGTTTGATAATGCAAGCTTAGATCCGCAACAAGCTGAATTAGGTATTTCTGATACAGCTAACTTTGTTGCCTTCTATGATAATCACGGTTTCCAGGCACGTATTGCGTATAACTGGCGTGATGAGTTCTTAGTATCGACAGGTAACGACACAGGTCCTAACCCAAGATATACAGAAGCGTATCAACAAATCGACTTCAACGTAAGTTATGACATCCCGTCTGTTGAAGGCTTAGCGGTATTCGTAGAAGGTATTAATATTACTAACGAATACTCTCGCCAACACGGTCGCAGTGTCACAGAGGTGTTGAATGTAACAGAATATGGTGCACGTTACCTATTAGGTGCGCGTTACACATTCTAAGAAGTACTACCTAAAAAAGGCTGTTAGCCCTAGCTAACAGCCTCTTTTTTAAGTGCTCATTTTAGAGCTTAATATTGGCTAAGCTTGTATTGTTGCATCAAACTCATATATCGCCTCCCCTCAGGTAATTTATGTCTAGCTTGACTGCTTAAATCTCGATATAGTCTTAATTGATATTAAGCTCTCAAATGAGCATTGTCTGAAGGCTGTAATCAGTGGTAAACGAATCTAACTCTATTGTCATCGTAGGCGGCGGAACAGCTGGCTGGATAACTGCGGGCGTAATAGCAGCCCAGCATAAAGGGCAGGTCAGTGTGACCTTAGTAGAGTCTCCTGATATTCCTACTATTGGCGTAGGTGAGGGTACCTGGCCGACGATGCGTAAAACACTTGAGCAGATGGGAATTTCTGAAACAACCTTTGTAAGGCAATGTGACGCTAGTTTCAAACAAGGTTCTCTCTTTAAAGATTGGCACAGTATTGGCCATCAATATTATCACCCCTTTACCTTACCCACCGGATATCAAGAAATTAACTTGGCGCCTTATTGGTTGCCGCACAAACAGCGTATGCCATTTGCTTTTGCAACCTCGCCACAAGCGGCGATATGCGAACAGGGATTAGCACCTAAACAAATAGGCACTAAGGAATATGCATTTTTTAACAATTACGGTTATCACCTTGATGCGGGTAAATTCAGCGAACTGCTAAAACAGCATTGTGTTGAGTCTTTGGCGGTGAAACACGTCTTAGCCAATGTCGCCACCATAACCAATGATGCGAGTGGCGATATTGACCACCTTGTTCTTGATAGCGGAGAGACTATTTCAGGGAAATTGTTTGTCGATTGCACAGGGCAACATAGTTTACTCCTTGGCAAACACTATAATGTTTCCTATCTGGACCAGTCTAAATACTTGTTTAATGACACGGCTATTGCATTGCAGCTGCCGTATAAAACGGAGCAAGAAAACATTGCTTCGGCGACCATTTCAACGGGCCAATCATGTGGCTGGATTTGGGATATAGGCCTGCCTACAAGGCGTGGTACAGGCCTGGTTTATTCATCTGCACATGCTGATGAGCAAACTGCTATGGATGTATTAATGGCTTACGCCAAAGAGCGTGTAACTGAGCAGCAATTTTCGCAGTTAAGTCCACGTAAAATTTCCATCGCTCCTGGTTATAGGAAAGAATTTTGGCATCGAAACTGTGTAGCGGTTGGCATGTCAGCTGGCTTTATAGAACCGCTTGAAGCGTCAGCATTGGCTTTAGTCGAGTTGTCAGCGAAGATGATCAGCGAGCAGTTACCTAAAACGCGTGAGGCAATGACAATTGTTGCTAATCGTTTTAATAAGAAATTCGAACAACGCTGGCAACAGATTATTGATTTTTTAAAACTGCATTATGTTTTGAGCGAGCGCGACGACAGCGCATATTGGCGTGACCATCGCGATCCAGCAGGCATTCCAGAGTCGTTACAAGAACAGCTGATCTTGTGGAAAACGCAATCGCCTTACACCTATGACAGTATGTACACGGAAGAGTTGTTTCCGTCGGCCAGTAACCAATACATACTTTATGGCATGGACTTTACAACAGACATCGATCCAACGTCACTTGCTAATGTTGAACGAGCAGATCGTTTAATTAATGAGAATTTGCAGCGCACCCGTCAAATGATGGCGGCACTGCCAACAAATAGAGAATTGTTACAACAAGTCAAAGCGCAAGGCTTTGCAAAAATATAAATATTGGGGAACAAAAATGGCAACAAATGCTTTATTAAACAGTGTTGATCATAAAAATCTGAAAGTTATTACAGATAGAAGTGCGCAATATGGCGACAACGTATGGTTTGCGATGACATTCCCTGCTGAGTTTCGAAGTGTTCAAAATTACTATCCTATTTTTTTCCAAAAAGACAGTAAAACGGGTCAGTTTTATGCTGTTGCATTGTTTGGATTTGAAGATAAAGAAAACCTATTTTTAACCGAGCAAGGGTGGGAAGCAGGTTACATTCCATTGTCTATTCAGCGCCAGCCTTTCGCTATTGCTGTTCAAGACGTAGACGAAAATGGTGAAGAAAAGCAGCAACGTATGCTGACCATCGATATGGACAATCCGCGCGTAAGTGAAACGCAAGGTGAAGCACTGTTTAAAGAGTATGGCGGCAATACACCGTATCTTGATTACATGGCAGACATGCTAGAAGCCTTACATCATGGTGTAGGTGATAGCGCAGATTTTTTTCATGCACTAACTGAACTAGATTTAATTGAGAGTGTAACTGTAGATTTAGAATTGAATAATAAATCACAACATCAACTAGTAGGCTTTTACACCATTAAAGAAGAGTCACTTGCTACGCTGACTAAAGATCAGCTTGCTGGTATGCATCAAAAAGGATATTTACAAGCGATATATATGGTGATGGCATCACAGGGAAATATACGCCAGCTACTGAGCCGTAAAAACAAACAACTTGGTTTGTAGGTCGTTACAATGCGCCAGGTTGAGCAGGTAGTAGATTGTAAAGCTGATAATATCCTTGAGGATATTAAAAACAGCGCAAAGCCGCTTATTTTGCGCGGCTTTGCATCTCACTGGCCACTTGTAAAGGCTGGTTTAGAAGGTGCTCAGCAAGCAGCGCAGTATCTGCTTAAGTTTTACAATGGTCGACCTGTAAGTGGCTGTTTAGCTCCACCTGAAGCCAAGGGAAGAATCTATTACAACGACGCATTAACCGGATTCAATTTTAACGCCTCGCATGTACCGCTAGCAGTCGTAATGGAAAAACTGTTGCAGCATGTGGGCGATACGCAAGCTCCCGGTATGTATGTAGCATCAACAGATGCTGAGCAATGGTTTCCAGATTTAATCCGTGAAAACTTCGCGGATTTACAGCATGAAAACGCAATAGCTAATGTTTGGATAGGCAATAAAACCCGCATCGCGGCACATTATGACTTTCCTCAAAACATCGCTGTTTCTGCAGTTGGTCGCCGTAGATTTACGCTATTTCCTCCTGAGCAGATTTCCAATTTGTATGTTGGTCCACTCGAATTTGCTCCGGGTGGTCAGGCAATTAGCATGGTGGATATGGCGCAACCAGATTTTGCTAAGCACCCTAGATTTAAAGAGGCATTAGATGCAGCTTTTATAGCGGAGTTAGAACCAGGTGACGCATTGCTCCTGCCAAGTATGTGGTGGCATCACGTCGAGGCTTTGGACGATTTTAACGTGCTGGTCACTCATTGGTGGCGGAATTCACCTGCCTATATGGGTAAACCTGATCACGCACTCTCAGCAGCGTTGTTGGCGTTAAGGGGTTTACCTGAGGCCCAGAAACAAGCGTGGAAAGCGATTTTTGATCATTATATTTTTTCCGATAGTGCGGCGAGCGTAGATCATATTCCTGAACATGTTAGAGCACAATTAAGTGTGCCATTGTCTGAAGAAAAAGCGCTGCAATTACGTGCAGACCTTTTAAACAAATTAAAACAGTAAAGTTGGCTAAGATGAGTACAGATAAACGTATAAGAAAAATTGTCATTGCCGGCGGTGGTACCGCAGGTTGGATGGCGGCCGCTGGGTTGTCAAAATTAATGGGGAAAAATGGCAATTTAGAGGTGAAGCTTGTTGAATCCGATGATATTCCAACTGTCGGTGTTGGTGAAGCTACCATTCCTACCTTACATATTTTTCATCGCTTGTTGGGTATCAATGAACAAGAGTTTATGGCTAAAACGAATGCCACGTTTAAACTAGGGATTTCGTTTGAAAATTGGCGAGATGTCAAAAAAGACTATATTCATTCTTTTGGCTTTTTAGGCAAAGACAGCTGGGCGGCAGGTTTTCAGCATTTCTGGTTAAAAGGGCAGCAACTTGGCATTGCTAAGCCTATTGGTGATTACTGCACAGAGCATCTTGCCAGTCGCGAAGGAAGATTTGCGGTCTTGCCTAAACAAGATTTAAATCATGCGTTTCATTTGGATGCCGCGCTATACGCTAAATTTTTGCAAGAAATAGCTACTAAGCATGGTGTCGAACGAGTTGAAGGTAAAATCGATAAAGTTAACCTTGATGAAGAAACCGGCTATATCCAATCGTTGGATTTAGCCAATGGTAAGCATGTCGAAGGCGATTTGTTTATTGATTGTACTGGTTTTAGAGGGTTATTGATTGAACAAGCCTTACATACAGGTTTTGACGATTGGAGCCATTTACTGCCTTGCGATAGTGCGATTGCGGTACAAACGACATCAAACGATAAGTTTCCTCCATATACAAGATCGATAGCCCACGATGCCGGTTGGCAATGGCGCATTCCTCTGCAAAATAGAACGGGCAATGGGTTAGTATTTTGTAGTAAATATATGACCGATCAACAGGCAATTGATACGCTGCTGGCTAATGTAGAAGGGGAATTATTGAATGAACCTCGCGTTATAAAATACAAAACCGGCACGCGTCGAAAGCATTGGAACAAAAACTGTATCGCCATCGGTTTATCATCAGGTTTTATTGAACCGTTAGAATCAACAAGTATCCATTTGTTTCAGCGCGGTATTATTCGATTAATGCAATTGTTTCCTTATGATGGCATTAACGAAGCAGATGTTGATGAATTTAATCAGCAAACTATGACAGAAATCTATAATGTGCGAGATTTCATCATACTCCATTACCACTTAACTGAACGCACCGATTCAGCCTTTTGGCGTTACTGCAAAAATATGCCAATACCTGAAACGTTGAAACACCGCATGGATTTGTTTGGTAAATCTGGACGCGTGTATAAGAAAGCAGATGAACTGTTTGGCGAGAACTCATGGATACAAGTGATGATGGGGCAGGGATTGATGCCTGAGCGATATCATCCCATTGTAGACATGATGCCGGAAGAAGATTTGAAAGGCTTTTTGCAGAATGTAGAAATGGGTGTCAGAAAGAAAGTAGACAGTTGGCCTAATCATCACGATTTTATTCAACATTATTGTCAGGCGAATATTGATTAATGGAGGCGTTTGTTAAGGTAAATCCTCACATAATGCCTCAGATAGTGCATGTGGGTTCTGAGCAAACGCCGGTGGTCATTATTGATGATTTTGTCGAAGATACCACCAAGATCAAAGAATATGCCTGCACGAAGGCAGAATTTTCAGTTGTTGAAAACTCCTATTATCCAGGTGTTAGAGCGCAGCTACCAAAGCAATATGTGATAGATATGTTGCAGCCGATTTATAAGCAATTGTATCGGCTCTATCAATTGCCCAAGCACTTGAGGCTTCGACCACAGGACATCTTTTTTTCTTTGGTAGCAACACCACAAAATGAATTACATCCACTGCAGTCAATCCCTCATTTTGACACTCCAAGACCGTTTTACTTCGCGTTGATTCACTATTTAGATGACAATGAACATGGCGGCACAGCCTTGTTTAAACATAAAGAAACCGGATTTGAACGTATTTCACCAGAGCGGGTTGAGGACTATCTAAGCTCGGCGAGCGAAGAGCAACAACAGCACGCAGCATCGGGTTACCCTAGGATTGATTCACCTCACTATCAAGCTATTCATCATATTGATTACAAACCTAATCGAATCGTGATCTACCCGGGCAATATTTTACATTCAGGTGTGATTAACCCAGAGAAAGACGTCAGTCATGACCCAATTTCGGGGCGGTTAACCGCCAATATATTTTTTGAATTTAACTAAAAAAGGCCGTCTAAAGACGGCCTTTTGTTTCAACGATAAAAAGAGCCTTACCCTGGGGAAAATCAGTGATGACAGGGTAAGACTACGTAACTTAAGGGCAACTAATCGTTGCTTCGCTCTCAGGAGAAGCCACAATTTCTACGTTAGAGATTGCAACTGTTAATTCATCCGATGTACCAATGACAAACGGTGCATAGACTTTACCCATATCTGCTCCTTGCGCGGCATAACAGGCTAAATCTACCGTTAATGTTTGCCATTGCTCAGATACTGCGTTGAATTTGTCAGTAACGTCTATATTGACTTTACAGTCGCCTTCACAGCGTGCCGACAGCGCAACTTTACCTGTAGCCGCTTTATCTACTCTATAGTCAAAGCTCAGTTGACCATTTGCTTCGGCGTAACCGCGTAGGTCAAATGGGAAGTTATCGTTAATTTCAAACAGCCCTAACTCACCACCAGCGAAACTGATTAAACGAGCGTCTTCTTGAACTACGCGGTCTATGGTGCGATAGCTTACCGGCGCTTCTTCTGCCGTACTACTATAGATTTTGTTGGTACCATTATGACCAAATGCTGGCGTCCAAGGCGTTGACAACATATTTAGGTTGCTCAACATGCTAGCGCCACTTTCTGATACTTCAGATAAATCGTTGGCAAGCGTACTGGCCTCACCGTAGGCTAAGCCAAAGCCGTATGGCAATAGCGGATCATAATCCTCATCACCAACATTAACGGTTGTTTGCATAGCATCTTTTGGCCAAGAGAAAGAAAGCTTACCGGTAATAGGGAAATTTACGCTGCCATCGGCCTTTGCCATTACCACGTCTGCAACACCATTGCCTTCAGAGCCAGGTAGCCATACGGCAACGAATGCATCGGAAGCGTTTAATTCGGCATTTACCCACATTGGGCGGCCACTAATAAAGAGTGCGACAACAGGAATGTTTTGGGCTTTTAGCGACTGTAAAACGGCAAGCGATTTCTTATCGCCGCGTTCAAATTCTAAATTATCCGTATCGCCATTACCTTCGGCATAAGGCTCTTCACCAAAAACAACAACAGCAACATCAGGTTTGGTTGTATAACTGGCATCGCTGCTTAACTCTATTTCACCACCTGCAGCAGTGACAACATCGGCAATACCTTGATAAATCGAGCTACCACCTGGGAAGTCGTCATTATTATTACCTGTCCCTTGCCAAGTGATTGTCCAGCCACCCGATTGTTTGCCAATATTGTCGGCACCATCACCGGTCACTAAGATTTTTTGCTTCGGTGATAAAGGCAAAATGTTGTTGTTGTTTTTTAATAGTACAAGTGATTCACGCACCGCTTGTCGTGCAACTGCGCGATGCTCTTTCGCACCGATCAACTCTAACTTACCAGAGAATGGACGATTTGCTGGGCTTGGTTTAGTGAATATGCCTGCACGGACTTTAACGCGTAAAATACGTGATACCGCGTCGTCGATACGCGCCATGGCAATTTCACCACTTTTAACTTGTGCGATAGTGTTTTCGTATAGAGGTTTCCAATCATCCCCTGGCACCATAAAAATATCTAAACCGGCATTTACAGCCTGAGGGCAAGACTCGTTTTTACAGCCCGCCACTTGTCCGTGACCATTCCAGTCACCGACAACAAAGCCGTCAAAACCCATACGATCTTTTAGTACATCAGTAAGTAAGTACTTATTGCCGTGGTTCTTTTTACCATGCCAACTATTAAAAGAGGCCATGACCGACTGTGAACCAACGGTCAATCCGCCCACATAGCCTTGGGCATGTATATCAAAAAGCTCCTGTTCAGACGCAATATTGTCGCCTTGGTCGTCGCCACCGACCGTTCCGCCGTCGCCAACAAAGTGCTTAACTGTGCTAATTACGCGTTCGTCGCCAAGGAAGTCTTTGTCTGCATGTCCTTGTAGGCCATTAACTATAGCGGCGGAATAATCACGAACGATGCGTGGGTCTTCAGAATAACCTTCATATGTTCTACCCCAGCGGTCATCGCGCACAACAGCTACGGTAGGTGCGAACACCCAATCAATACCGGTAACCATTACTTCTCGAGCTGTAATTTCAGCAATTTTTTCGATTAGCTCAGGGTTGTCTGCTGCGCCAAGACCAATGTTGTGAGGAAACAATGTTGCGCCAATCACGTTATTGTGACCGTGAACAGCGTCCGTACCCCAAATCGTTGGAATAGTACTGCCATCAATAGAGTCATCAATAGACGCTTGGTACATGTCTTCAGCTAATTTTATCCAATCCGACGGTGTTGAATGCTTGTTTTGGTTGGGGAATGAACCACCACCATTTAGATATGAGCCAAAACCATACTTGCGCATATCCTCAACGGTGATATCACGAATTTCAGGTTGAATCATTTGTGCAACCTTTTGCTCTAGGGTCATGCCAGCAAGTATCTCTTGCACTTGCTTTTCTACCTTCGCATCAGGCTTTACGGCGATATCTAACTTAGGCCAAATAGCTTCTAATTGGCTGTTACTTACATTTTCTTCCATAGCATCTGTTGATTGCTGACTCTGCTTATCGCCACATGAGGCGATAGCTAAACTCATACTTGATACAAAAACTAATTTTGCGGTCGTTTGTTTCATGTTCTCTTCTTCCTGCCTTGTTATTACTGCCACAAGGCTTGGTCACCGATCGTTATTTAACGGCCTGCTGGCCATTTTTATTGAAATACTTGAATTTTATTATCATTAACACTAATCTGTGCAATAATGAAAGCGCTTTCATTTGTATAGCATAAATAATTTCAGTAGCAAAAGAAAGCGGATAATAACCAATAAAAATGATTTTATAGCGCCGATAGACAAGTGGCAGCTCTAAAGTGAAAAAAACAGTGTGAAAAATTAAGTCCATGACAATAACTTTACCTAAGCAATCAAAACTATTAAGCAAACAATTTGTATTCGGTGTTGCCACTGCATCTTTTCAAATCGAAGGTGGTGTTGAACACAGGTTACCTTGTATTTGGGATACTTTTTGCGCCACCGAAGGAAAAATTGCCGATCGTTCAAATGGTGATGTAGCTTGCGATCACTATAATAGATGGCAACAAGATATTGATTTGATAGAAAGCTTGGGTGTTGACGCATACCGTTTGTCTATTTCTTGGCCGCGCGTGCTCGACAAGCAAGGCAATATTAATCAAGAAGGTGTTGATTTCTACATTGGGATCTTAGAGAGACTTAATCAGAAAAATATTAAACCGTTTGTCACACTTTATCACTGGGATTTACCGCAGCACCTTGAAGACCAAGGTGGATGGTTAAATCGCCAAACAGCGTATGATTATGCTGAATATGTCGAAAAAGTGGTGCTTGCTTTTGGTGACCGTGTTCATTCGTATGCAACGTTTAATGAACCGTTTTGTTCTGCTTACTTAGGATATGAAGCGGGTATTCACGCGCCTGGACAAACTGGGCAAGCAAAAGGGCGCACAGCTGCTCATCATATATTGCTAGCGCATGGCCTCGGCATGCAAAAATTAGCTGAGCACAGCCCCAACACCAAAAATGGCATCGTGCTTAATTTTACGCCGTGTTATCCAGAAAGTGACAGTAGCGCAGATAAACTAGCGACCGAAAAAGCGGATCAATACATTAATCAGTGGTACATGATGCCAGTGATGGAAGGAAAGTATCCTGAAGTGATTGAAGATTTGCCAGTAGAAAACAGACCGCCAGTCGAAGACGGTGATATGGCCATTATTGCTCATCCGCTAGATTACTTGGGATTAAATTACTATACACGCCTCAAATACCGAGCGAGTGATGACGAGCTATTTGAAGAGATTCAGCCCGATCCATCACAAGTTGAGACAACGGATATTGGATGGGAAGTCTATCCAACAGCATTTTTTGAACTATTGACAGGTTTGCATGCGCGTTATGATTTACCGCCTATTTATATTACAGAAAATGGTGCAGCGACAGATGATCACGTTGTTGCGGGCGAGGTAGTTGATGAACAACGTATTCGCTATTACAACGCGCATCTAAATGCGGTGCACAATGCCATAGAGGCAGGTGTTGATATCCAAGGCTACTTCGCTTGGAGCTTGATGGACAATTTTGAGTGGGCGGAAGGCTACGAAAAACGTTTTGGTATTGTTTATGTAGACTACCAAACACAACAAAGAACAATAAAAAACAGCGGCAAAATCTACCGCGATTTAATAACAACAAGAGTATAAATGACTAAACTGCCACTTTATGAAAAAGTCGGCTATGCCATGGGGGATGCTGCAGCCAATCTAGTTTGGCGAGGAGCATTGGCATATCTGGCGGTGTTTTACACCGATACCTTTGGTATTAGCGCGGCGGCTGCTGCAGTACTATTCCTTATCGTTCGCTTGAGTGATGGCATTACTGACATCATTATGGGCATGATTGCTGATCGCACACAAACTCGCTATGGCAAGTTTAGACCCTGGATTTTATGGTCTACTCCGTTGCTGGGTTTATTCATGGTGCTTTGTTTCACTACGCCAAATTTTGGCGAGCAGGGTAAATTGGTGTGGGCCTACGTTACCTATTTAGGCCTAACGTTGGCATACACACTCAATAATGTACCTTACTCTGCGCTAATGGGCGTGATGACCGCTGATGATAGAGAACGCACAAGCTTGTCTGGTTTTAGGTTTGCAGGCGCGTTTCTTGGTGGTTTATTTGTGATGGGCTTCTTACCAGAATTTGTCGCTTATTTTGGCGAAGGTGATGATGCCATTGGCTATCAATACACCATGTATGTGTTTGCTGCGGCACTTATCGCGCTGATGGTGATAACCTTTGCCACAACTAAAGAACGCGTCACTGTGTCAAACGAAAAGCAACAGCCTTTTAAGCAGGAACTATCAGATTTAGCCAAAAGCTTACCGTTTATTATTTTACCGTTAGCGGCGATTAGTTTGTTTTTCTACTATCGAGATTTGCAAACAGCGCTGTTTTTTGCACTCGTTATGTCGGCGTTATTCTTTGGCATTAGAAAGCTATTGTCGAAACCTCGCGACTCACTCTCGTCAAGCCAGCTCGATTTAGCAGACTTGCTAACCAACAAACCTTGGCTAATTTTGCTTGGCATTGGTTTTATTTCGATGATGTTTAACGGCATAAAATATGGCGTGATTGCATACTACTTCAAATATTACGTCGGCGATGAACTCATGGTTGGGCAATATTTTGTTGCCTTGCTAGTGGTATCGATTCTAGGTGCGTTGGCCACCAGTCAGTTGGCGAAATGGTTTGGTCGAAAAACATTGTTCATCGCTTCACTGTTATTGTCTGGTGTTTTAACTGCTGCCATGTTTTTAATTCCAGTGAGCAATGCGAGTGCAGTATTTGCGTTAGGTTGCGCTGCCGAATTTTTTGCGGCCATATTACCTACTTTGTATTTCTCTATGTTAGGTGACTCTGCGGACTACTCGGAATGGAAGAATCATCGACGAGCGACGGGTTTGGTTTATTCTGCCGGTACCTTTGTCCAGAAAACTGGCGGCGGATTTGCCGGTGCATTGGTGTTACTGGTACTTGCAGGTTACGGTTACGATGGCATGGACCAATCAACTATAGAAGGTGCATTGCCTGGCATACAGCACTTAATGAGCTGGATTCCTGCTTTGTTTGCATTTGCTGGTGCAATACTTATGGCTTTTTATCCAATTACCGATAAAATACAGGCACAAATTTCTCAGGAACTTCAATCACGTAGGGCGTAAATAATAACAATGGCAACGATTTACGAAGTATCAAAACTAGCTAATGTTTCACTTGCGACTGTATCGCGAGTGATGAATGGTAATACCAAAGTCAGCGATAAAACTCGTGAAAAAGTGCTATCAGCCATGCGCGAACTGGGCTATCGACCTAATGCAACTGCCCGATCCTTGGCCTCAAATAGAACTGATACTGTCGGTGTATTAGTGTCTGAATTAAATGGTGCGTTTTTCGGTGAAATGATGGCAGGTATAGAGCAAGAACTGAGACTTGCAGATAAACACGTTATTATTACCACCGGCCACAGTGAAGAAGAAAAAGAAAAAGACGGCATCGAATTTTTATTAAGCC contains the following coding sequences:
- a CDS encoding MFS transporter, which gives rise to MTKLPLYEKVGYAMGDAAANLVWRGALAYLAVFYTDTFGISAAAAAVLFLIVRLSDGITDIIMGMIADRTQTRYGKFRPWILWSTPLLGLFMVLCFTTPNFGEQGKLVWAYVTYLGLTLAYTLNNVPYSALMGVMTADDRERTSLSGFRFAGAFLGGLFVMGFLPEFVAYFGEGDDAIGYQYTMYVFAAALIALMVITFATTKERVTVSNEKQQPFKQELSDLAKSLPFIILPLAAISLFFYYRDLQTALFFALVMSALFFGIRKLLSKPRDSLSSSQLDLADLLTNKPWLILLGIGFISMMFNGIKYGVIAYYFKYYVGDELMVGQYFVALLVVSILGALATSQLAKWFGRKTLFIASLLLSGVLTAAMFLIPVSNASAVFALGCAAEFFAAILPTLYFSMLGDSADYSEWKNHRRATGLVYSAGTFVQKTGGGFAGALVLLVLAGYGYDGMDQSTIEGALPGIQHLMSWIPALFAFAGAILMAFYPITDKIQAQISQELQSRRA